From Lemur catta isolate mLemCat1 chromosome 19, mLemCat1.pri, whole genome shotgun sequence, a single genomic window includes:
- the GC gene encoding vitamin D-binding protein codes for MKRVLVFLLAVALGHALERGRDYEKDKVCKEFTNLGKDDFTSLSLVLYSRKFPSGTFEQVSQLVKEVVSLTEACCAEGADPDCYDTRTSALSVKSCESDSPFPVHPGTAECCTKEGLERKLCMAALKHPPQEFPTYVEPTNDEICEAFRKDPKGFADQFMYEYSSNYGQAPLPLLVGYTKSYLSMVGSCCTSASPTVCFLKERLQSKHLSLLTTLSNRVCSQYAAYGKEKSRLSHLIKLAQKVPTADLEDVLPLAEDITNVLSKCCQSTSEDCMAKELPEYTVKICDNLSTKNSKFGDCCQEKTPMDIFMCTYFMPAAQPPELPDIELPTNKDVCDQGSTKAMDQYTFELSRRTHVPEVFLSKVLEPTLKSLGECCSLEDPTACLKTKGPLLKKELSSFIGKGQELCADYSENTFTEYKKKLAERLRAKLPDATPTELDDLVDKRSDFASKCCSINSPPLYCDSQIDAEMTNVLQS; via the exons GCCGAGATTATGAAAAGGATAAAGTCTGCAAGGAATTCACCAATCTGGGAAAGGATGACTTCACCTCTTT ATCACTAGTCCTATACAGCAGGAAATTTCCCAGTGGCACATTTGAACAAGTCAGTCAGCTTGTGAAGGAAGTTGTGTCCTTGACCGAAGCCTGCTGTGCAGAAGGGGCTGACCCGGACTGCTACGACACCAGG ACCTCAGCGCTGTCTGTCAAGTCCTGTGAGAGTGACTCCCCATTCCCGGTTCACCCAGGCACTGCCGAGTGCTGCACAAAAGAGGGTCTCGAAAGGAAACTCTGTATGGCGGCTCTCAAGCACCCGCCCCAAGAATTCCCTACCTACGTGGAGCCAACAAATGATGAGATCTGTGAGGCATTCAGGAAAGATCCAAAGGGATTTGCTGACCA ATTTATGTATGAATATTCCAGTAATTATGGACAAGCTCCTCTGCCACTTTTAGTGGGCTACACTAAGAGTTACCTCTCTATGGTAGGGTCCTGCTGTACCTCCGCAAGCCCAACTGTATGCTTTTTGAAAGAG AGACTCCAGAGTAAACATTTGTCACTTCTCACCACTCTGTCAAATAGAGTCTGTTCACAATATGCTGCTTATGGGAAGGAGAAATCAAGGCTCAG CCATCTCATAAAATTAGCCCAAAAAGTGCCTACTGCTGATCTGGAGGATGTTTTGCCACTAGCTGAAGATATTACTAACGTCCTCTCCAAATGCTGTCAGTCGACCTCTGAGGATTGCATGGCCAAGGAG CTGCCTGAATACACAGTAAAAATCTGTGACAACTTATCCACAAAGAATTCCAAGTTTGGAGACTGCTGTCAAGAAAAAACACCCATGGACATTTTTATGTGCACCTACTTCATGCCAGCTGCCCAGCCACCCGAGCTGCCAGACATCGAGCTGCCCACAAATAAAGACGTGTGTGATCAAGGAAGTACCAAAGCCATGGATCA GTATACATTTGAACTAAGTAGAAGGACTCATGTTCCAGAAGTATTTCTCAGTAAAGTACTTGAGCCCACCCTGAAAAGCCTTGGTGAATGCTGCAGTCTTGAAGATCCTACTGCCTGCTTAAAAACTAAG GGCCCTCTGCTGAAGAAGGAACTATCTTCTTTCATTGGCAAAGGACAAGAACTATGTGCAGATTATTCAGAAAACACATTTACTGAGTACAAGAAAAA ACTGGCAGAGCGACTAAGAGCGAAACTGCCTGACGCCACACCCACCGAGCTGGATGATCTGGTTGACAAGCGCTCAGACTTTGCCTCCAAGTGCTGTTCCATCAATTCACCTCCTCTTTACTGTGACTCGCAG ATTGATGCTGAAATGACCAATGTCCTGCAGTCCTAA